Part of the Dreissena polymorpha isolate Duluth1 chromosome 12, UMN_Dpol_1.0, whole genome shotgun sequence genome, GTTGTTGATTAGTGAAGTTGATTAGTGCCTATCGGATGACTAAACACGTACTTCACGCTCGAAGTGTTACGACCAGTCTGTAtacaaaaaatattgatttatgttACAGGTTGTTATCTGTTTAGTTGTTACATGAAACCTTAATGGATTTAAGTATAGACACAGCATAAACGTTTGCTACTAAAACTATGACATTCTGATAGGAGAATTAAGAATAAAAACACCCGTACAACAATGTCTAAAGATAATATAAAGggatttatattaaataacaatttatgtttaattcagTTATGGATAACATTTATAGTAACGTGTAGTATTCAGTTCGCCTCATGCGAACTTATCATTGTTCAGACGGCGTTAGGCAATATTTCCGGTTCTATTGAGGAAGTGACATCATACGATGATACCGGAAATCCGTCAGTCATGTTCTTCGCGCAGTACTTGAGCATTCCCTACGCCGAACCTCCCATCCGTTTCCGGCGACCTGAGCCTAAAACTCCGTGGGCTGGGGAGTACAACGGGACGTACTACCGTCCGGCATGCTACCTCCACGGCGACCCAGCTAGGGTGGGCACATTTGACGTGAAGACGGTGATGATGTCCGAGGATTGCCTAACGCTCGATATATACGCGCCAAACAGCACTATCGTTAACCAGTCGTCACTTCCGGTGCTCGTTTTCTTATACAGTTCCCCAGGATATTCCAGCGCCTTCGCTGCCGATGTTCTGTGCACGGTAGGTGACGTCGTGGTTGTGGTGATCAACTTCCGTCAAGGTATGCTGGGTTTCTTTAGTCTAGGTAGCGAAGCAGCGCCCGGGAACTACGGCTTGTTTGATCAGCAGATGGCGCTACAGTGGATTGCAAAGTACATACATAGTTTTGGTGGGGACCCCAAAAAGGTGACGCTTGTCGGTCATTCTTTTGGAGCCTCGAACGCGATCTATCACACGCTGTATCCGGGAAACAGGGGCCTCATCCACCGTGTGGTCTCACTGAGCGGCACGGCACTGCCACCTTCGGGTGGTAAATCTTATGTGCGGAACTCTATTGAACCGTATGTGCTTGAGGAGATAGGCTGTCAGCGGGCGTCAGATGCAGAAATAATGAGCTGCCTTCGAGGAAAGAGTCTAACCGACATATTAAACGCCTTAGACGAAAAGTCGTTCACGTTTAGACCCTCAGTTGACGGCACGTTCCTGCGCTCTGATCCGGAAGTCATGATGACCGACCAGGCGAAGGTTGACAACTATACAGAGGAGCTGGGATTCCTGAACGTAGATCTGTTGCTTGGCCTGAACAACATGGAGGGCGGGACTCATGTTGCGCTGCTGTGGGCGGAGCGTTTGAACACCACTGACAACGAGTTCAATGTTAGCAGGGCGGACATACGGAAGATCTTAGTTCCCATGGTAATAAACTTGACTTACGGTAGTAACATATCGCAATCTATTACGCAGACCGTTAACTTTCATTACAACGACTTTACGGGCGCCGACGATCCCCAGCGTCTACGGCAGCGCGTAGTAGACCTCTTTACGGATGTGGACGTCGCGGCGCCGCTAGTTCGAACCGCAAACCTTCACGCATCGCTAGGGCAAGGCAGCACCTACCTTTACCAGTTTTCGGAGCCTTTGAATCTTACGCAGGCGCCTGTTTGGTTGTCGGGGGCCAACCGCGCCAACGACGTCCACTTCCTGTTTGGATTCAGTGAGCGAGGTCTGCAGTTTGTGAACCACGTGACGGGATTCACGCCGACCGTGGAACAGAGGGCTCTGTCAACAAAGCTCATCAAAATGATCGCACATTTTGCGATAACTGGGTATGTATGATGCTTAATTGTATGCGAACAGTTTTGTAAATCACTTTTAAGAAATTTcatgttattttgtattcaaaatataactACATATACTTTTTCCACATTTTAAGTCGTTGTCGTCAAGAATAACAGTTCTCATCGTGGcgtatgtgttttaatacaaacacTTCCGAACTGCTGTTAACGTGTTTAATACAAACACTTCCGAACTATTGTTGACGTGTTTAATACATACATTACCGAACTGTTGTTGACTCGTATTGTCAGGATGACTGTATTCGGTCTCCGTGCCAACACAAATATCAATCTAGTCATAATAGCATGATAAAATGCTCTGTTTCTTATAAATCTGTTACCAGGGCG contains:
- the LOC127853369 gene encoding acetylcholinesterase-like, producing MSKDNIKGFILNNNLCLIQLWITFIVTCSIQFASCELIIVQTALGNISGSIEEVTSYDDTGNPSVMFFAQYLSIPYAEPPIRFRRPEPKTPWAGEYNGTYYRPACYLHGDPARVGTFDVKTVMMSEDCLTLDIYAPNSTIVNQSSLPVLVFLYSSPGYSSAFAADVLCTVGDVVVVVINFRQGMLGFFSLGSEAAPGNYGLFDQQMALQWIAKYIHSFGGDPKKVTLVGHSFGASNAIYHTLYPGNRGLIHRVVSLSGTALPPSGGKSYVRNSIEPYVLEEIGCQRASDAEIMSCLRGKSLTDILNALDEKSFTFRPSVDGTFLRSDPEVMMTDQAKVDNYTEELGFLNVDLLLGLNNMEGGTHVALLWAERLNTTDNEFNVSRADIRKILVPMVINLTYGSNISQSITQTVNFHYNDFTGADDPQRLRQRVVDLFTDVDVAAPLVRTANLHASLGQGSTYLYQFSEPLNLTQAPVWLSGANRANDVHFLFGFSERGLQFVNHVTGFTPTVEQRALSTKLIKMIAHFAITGNPNPLNAAGDPQWPEYDAMSMTYLDISAAHVTPKHHFREPFMTFWTSVVPELLTATSQNATSPLVCPEEIGHIIKVNLVSAENIIIALSIVSFCLLCACVLLVCLSVAREPTLYSNSKYAVMKTPNLSETPSISGPSDS